The Vicia villosa cultivar HV-30 ecotype Madison, WI linkage group LG1, Vvil1.0, whole genome shotgun sequence genome includes a region encoding these proteins:
- the LOC131644561 gene encoding probable adenylate kinase 1, chloroplastic produces the protein MAAVTRLSTRVSSIAKRYLSSELTSHAPLPLVPTRGEDQKNRHVRWVFLGCPGVGKGTYASRLSNLIGVPHIATGDLVREELASSGPLSSQLSEIVNQGQLVSDEIIINLLSKRLVAGEAKGALGFILDGFPRTIKQAEILEGVTDIDLVINLRLREDVLLEKCLGRRICNECGGNFNVASIDIKAENGSPGIVMAPLLPPANCMSKLTTRSDDTEPVVKERLRIYNELSRPVEEFYRNRGKLLEFNLPGGIPESWPKLLHALNLDDYEDKHSATA, from the exons ATGGCGGCCGTTACCCGCCTTTCTACGCGCGTCTCTTCCATCGCAAAGCGATATCTATCCTCCGAGCTCACCTCCCACGCGCCACTCCCTCTTGTTCCTACGCGCGGAGAAGATCAGAAGAACCGCCACGTACGGTGGGTCTTCCTCGGTTGTCCTGGCGTCGGGAAAGGGACATACGCTAGCCGTTTATCTAATCTCATCGGCGTTCCTCACATCGCCACCGGTGATCTCGTTCGCGAAGAACTCGCTTCCTCTGGTCCTCTCTCTTCACAG CTATCAGAAATTGTAAATCAAGGTCAACTGGTGTCAGatgaaattattataaatttattgtcAAAGAGACTTGTCGCCGGGGAAGCTAAAGGAGCTCTGGGATTTATTCTTGATGGTTTTCCGCGAACAATTAAGCAAGCA GAAATATTGGAAGGGGTAACTGATATTGACTTGGTTATCAATCTAAGGCTTCGAGAAGATGTACTGCTTGAGAAATGCCTTGGTAGGAGGATTTGCAATGAGTGTGGAGGAAATTTTAATGTTGCTTCCATTGACATCAAGGCTGAGAATGGAAGCCCTGGAATTGTCATGGCTCCGCTTCTTCCTCCTGCCAATTGTATGTCGAAGCTCACTACTCGGTCAGATGATACTGAACCAGTTGTCAAAGAAAGGCTTCGGATATACAATGAATTG AGTCGGCCTGTGGAGGAGTTTTACCGCAACAGAGGAAAATTATTAGAGTTTAATCTACCTGGAGGAATCCCAGAATCTTGGCCAAAGTTGCTACATGCTCTTAATCTTGATGATTATGAGGATAAGCACTCTGCTACAGCATAA